From Kiloniellales bacterium:
ACAGCGAGATCGAGAAGCTCTGCCGCGCCGTCGCCGAGGGCGATCTGGACCTCGCCGGCGCGGCGCGGCGCGCGGTCAAACGCTCGGCCAAGACGCTTGACTGACTTCGCAGCCCTGCTCGAAAGCCTGGTGGCCCGCGACGCCTTCGTCCGCCATCTCGGCATCGAGCTGGTCGAGGGCGGCCCGGGGCACGCTACGGTGCGCATCGCGATCCGTCCCGAGTTCGTCAACTTCAACGGCACCTGCCACGGCGGCGTGCTGTTCAGCCTGGCCGATACGGCCTTTGGCCTGGCCGCCAAC
This genomic window contains:
- a CDS encoding hotdog fold thioesterase; the encoded protein is MTDFAALLESLVARDAFVRHLGIELVEGGPGHATVRIAIRPEFVNFNGTCHGGVLFSLADTAFGLAANSHGEIAIGIDTHMTFAAPARPGETITASAREQTRGRRVATYR